One part of the Treponema sp. OMZ 787 genome encodes these proteins:
- a CDS encoding alpha-2-macroglobulin, whose translation MKSLTPSLKQLLKALIIVLSVSVFVAGCKKNEQGLQNAMDDIESVSYGALKRLEPINVIFKEEIKNPENLEKACVFNPKPTGEWKIIGKNQISFIPSSAYNFKTDLNLDLDVGLLLENTEKKKTVSLTFSIAQPEFTFLSGELIPDERRENIFRFEGIGETDIPENLSSIEKMLTADLKFGSTKSNPAIKVSQGPNSNQYKIIIKEISRKKEVQHLNISWDLAALGGAGGDSRGFTVAAQSVFQVTSFSQETGSEISVNFSDALDPSQDLRGFIRIASSPEIPFRYSIDGYKLKIFSQSGIFPDDTKISILPGIKNSRGKKLEAEANFSIMVAWEKPIIRFTKTGNILPPKDMQVIVSTTNINGLMLEAFQIYDKNMTQFLQVNSIEGNRELNRVGEPVWRQSFDFEWNNSMKNKTIHRSLDISKLIKKFPGGMFELRASFTKKHSMYQSPSKNNEFAHLPFPKDISELENFKNIETDYWNTSEIEDEDRYNFWQHRENPNHPAFYLPSYSKYCMATKKVLVSNIGLSAKKDRDGKLYISAADLLTAEPMSGVKISLFNFAQKELESGKTDSDGLLMLKNENQAFLIKAEKNGDVNWLPLNSDILSTSHFQVEGESSKKGVKGYIYGERGVWRPGDDIHLVFILQDLEKNLPKDYPIKFYLEDPLGKKTESKVFTSSVDGFYRIDTKTNPQDKTGTWYARVTAGGKTWSKSIKVEAIVPNRLFVNLNPKAKYFSEGYNPAVIGGEWLHGAKASNLKAEISARYVLNRNPFENYKNYNFINPELSVSQDQNQIWEGNLDDSGKADINLYLSTEAKSPGKLKAVFETRIYEPSGAFSMENKVFDYSPYSRYVGMQIPKSDDEYREMLYTGKDQSLNFAVVDPEGNPIQENVNLNVSLYKLEWYWWWEKDEETANYTNSIHTRHVRDWSISAKDGKARLNIKVDNGSWGRYLIMVSDPSGGHSSAQVVYFDWEGWASRRTTDESSDSIIMLTTDKAKYYADETAEITFPGYEGARALITVEKNGKVLKQEWVKSKGKIFSYKIKLDPSMAPNIYAHVSLIQEHSQTKNSLPIRMYGITPVMIENKLSRLSPVINTEQSFEPNSKVSFTVSEEKGRPMTFTVAVVDEGLLGLTAFYTGNPWDSFYKKESSQIASWDIYKYVIGAHSGMIESILSVGGGGFIDNKTSKNAERFKPIVYFFGPFEIKAKEKKTIEFDLPQYIGALRIMAVAGKDGAYGIKEETVKVKSDLIVMPTLPRTMGIGETIEVPVTVFNGTSSEKKVRVVLKSEGAVNSNETKEVSIPANSDSSVFFTVKTDKGGIAKFTAEASASGISKTAKAVTEIDVLSRGTPYSTVELINIEAGKTFAKTLPLKGENGTKSLSVEISQMPALGLENRLAYLLGYPYGCIEQITSKAFPQLYLNTITALDQTEIDRAKSNVNSVLDRYINYQLRSGGFSYWPDGGYESAWATNYAGHFMVEAKKAGYEVNDSIYQSWLSHQTETAKNWAGTFADSMETQAYRLYTLALAGKPEIGAMNRLKNMEQSLNSVSKAFLANAYSLAGHSSTAKTMLEKLYEPTSVYRSTGGNFSSNIRDLALILNAYTTVGETSKTTNLISKLAKISSSNEWLSTQETAWLLLALAPHYAFDKNKSISYEIVTEANVIKDKLNNTSKLHKIPVNTETAKKIEIKNTGNAPIFAAINTAGRLNPGSETRIEENLKLDIVYKNEDGQEVSPEALKKGQRFKMSVRVHNKTQGALENLTLSIPIPTGWEITNTRLGGDDDTDSEDKRNTKRLYDFQDLRDTHIYTHFALDGYGTKAFEFTGTVTYGGEYYIPAIFAEAMYDYAYRAIHPGTRVKAFE comes from the coding sequence ATGAAAAGTTTAACCCCCTCATTAAAACAGCTTTTAAAAGCTCTTATTATTGTTTTGTCGGTATCGGTTTTTGTTGCCGGTTGTAAAAAAAATGAACAAGGCTTGCAAAATGCAATGGATGATATTGAAAGCGTAAGCTACGGAGCCTTAAAGCGGCTTGAGCCTATCAATGTAATTTTTAAGGAAGAAATAAAAAATCCCGAAAACCTCGAAAAGGCCTGCGTTTTTAATCCCAAGCCCACAGGAGAATGGAAGATAATAGGTAAAAATCAAATAAGCTTTATCCCCTCATCGGCCTATAATTTTAAGACTGACCTAAACTTGGATTTGGATGTAGGCCTCCTCTTAGAAAACACCGAAAAGAAAAAGACTGTAAGTCTTACATTCAGCATAGCCCAGCCTGAATTTACTTTTTTATCGGGTGAACTCATTCCTGACGAAAGAAGAGAAAATATTTTTAGATTTGAGGGTATAGGCGAAACGGATATCCCTGAAAACTTATCTTCAATAGAGAAGATGCTTACAGCCGATTTAAAGTTTGGAAGTACTAAGTCGAACCCGGCAATAAAGGTAAGTCAAGGACCAAATTCCAATCAATATAAGATCATCATAAAAGAAATAAGCAGGAAAAAAGAAGTGCAGCATTTAAATATCTCATGGGATCTGGCAGCCCTCGGAGGAGCCGGAGGAGACTCCAGGGGTTTTACTGTTGCTGCCCAGTCTGTTTTTCAGGTAACTTCCTTTTCTCAAGAAACCGGAAGCGAAATAAGTGTAAACTTTTCGGATGCTCTCGACCCGTCACAAGATTTAAGGGGTTTTATAAGAATTGCTTCTTCTCCCGAAATTCCTTTTAGATACAGCATCGACGGATACAAGCTTAAAATCTTTTCGCAAAGCGGAATTTTTCCCGACGATACAAAGATATCGATTCTTCCCGGAATAAAAAACTCAAGAGGAAAAAAGCTTGAAGCTGAGGCTAATTTTTCTATTATGGTTGCTTGGGAAAAACCTATCATACGCTTTACAAAGACCGGAAACATTTTACCGCCAAAAGATATGCAGGTAATTGTTTCTACAACAAACATAAACGGACTCATGCTTGAAGCATTTCAAATTTACGATAAGAACATGACGCAATTTCTTCAGGTAAACAGCATAGAAGGAAACCGAGAACTAAACCGTGTAGGAGAACCTGTTTGGAGACAAAGTTTTGATTTTGAATGGAACAACTCGATGAAGAATAAAACTATTCATCGCTCACTCGATATAAGTAAACTGATAAAAAAATTCCCCGGAGGAATGTTCGAGCTTCGTGCGAGCTTTACAAAAAAACACAGTATGTACCAATCTCCTTCAAAGAATAACGAGTTTGCACACCTTCCATTCCCCAAGGACATAAGCGAACTTGAAAACTTTAAAAACATTGAAACAGATTATTGGAACACTTCGGAGATAGAAGACGAGGATAGATACAACTTTTGGCAGCATAGAGAAAACCCGAATCATCCGGCCTTCTACCTCCCTTCTTACAGTAAATACTGTATGGCGACGAAGAAAGTTCTGGTTTCTAACATAGGCCTATCTGCAAAAAAAGACAGAGACGGTAAACTCTATATAAGCGCCGCCGACTTATTGACGGCAGAACCTATGAGCGGAGTCAAGATAAGCTTATTCAACTTTGCTCAAAAAGAATTGGAGTCCGGAAAAACCGACAGCGACGGACTTTTGATGCTCAAAAACGAAAACCAAGCATTCCTTATCAAAGCCGAAAAAAACGGAGATGTCAACTGGCTTCCCCTTAATTCCGATATACTTTCTACAAGTCACTTTCAGGTAGAAGGCGAATCTTCAAAAAAAGGAGTCAAGGGCTATATTTACGGGGAGCGCGGAGTTTGGCGGCCCGGTGACGATATTCACCTTGTATTTATCTTACAGGATTTGGAAAAGAACCTCCCAAAAGACTATCCCATTAAATTCTACCTTGAAGACCCCTTAGGCAAAAAAACGGAGTCCAAGGTCTTTACCTCTTCGGTGGACGGTTTTTATAGAATAGATACTAAAACTAATCCTCAAGACAAGACCGGCACTTGGTATGCAAGGGTTACCGCCGGAGGAAAAACTTGGTCTAAGAGCATAAAGGTTGAAGCCATTGTGCCCAACCGTCTTTTTGTAAATCTTAATCCAAAAGCAAAATATTTTTCGGAAGGATACAATCCGGCTGTAATCGGAGGCGAATGGCTCCACGGAGCTAAGGCCTCAAATCTAAAGGCCGAGATTTCCGCCCGCTATGTCTTAAACAGAAATCCATTTGAAAATTATAAAAACTATAATTTTATAAATCCCGAGCTAAGCGTAAGCCAAGATCAAAATCAAATTTGGGAAGGAAATTTAGACGATTCGGGAAAGGCCGATATAAATCTTTATCTTTCCACGGAAGCTAAATCTCCCGGAAAATTAAAGGCTGTTTTTGAAACAAGGATATACGAACCTTCCGGTGCCTTCTCTATGGAAAACAAGGTCTTCGATTATTCTCCTTATTCCCGTTATGTCGGAATGCAGATTCCTAAAAGCGATGACGAATACCGCGAGATGCTTTATACGGGAAAAGATCAGAGTTTAAATTTTGCGGTTGTAGACCCTGAGGGAAACCCGATACAAGAAAATGTAAACTTAAATGTTAGCCTTTATAAACTCGAGTGGTATTGGTGGTGGGAAAAAGATGAAGAAACAGCCAACTATACAAACTCAATACATACCCGTCATGTAAGGGACTGGAGCATATCGGCAAAAGACGGAAAGGCAAGGCTGAACATAAAGGTAGACAACGGAAGCTGGGGCCGATATTTGATTATGGTTTCGGATCCGAGCGGCGGACACAGCTCTGCTCAGGTTGTATACTTTGACTGGGAAGGCTGGGCAAGCCGAAGAACAACTGATGAGTCAAGCGATTCAATCATAATGCTCACAACCGACAAAGCAAAATACTATGCAGACGAAACGGCCGAAATTACCTTCCCCGGTTATGAGGGTGCAAGGGCACTCATCACGGTCGAAAAAAACGGCAAGGTTTTAAAACAAGAATGGGTAAAATCTAAGGGGAAGATTTTTTCGTACAAAATAAAACTGGATCCTTCTATGGCACCGAATATCTACGCGCATGTAAGTTTAATACAGGAGCACAGCCAGACAAAAAACAGCCTCCCCATAAGAATGTACGGTATAACACCGGTAATGATAGAAAACAAATTATCCCGCCTAAGTCCCGTCATAAATACGGAACAAAGCTTTGAACCTAACAGCAAGGTTTCATTTACGGTAAGCGAAGAAAAGGGAAGACCTATGACCTTTACGGTTGCCGTTGTAGACGAGGGCTTACTTGGACTTACAGCCTTTTATACGGGCAATCCTTGGGACAGCTTTTATAAAAAAGAATCTTCACAAATTGCCTCTTGGGATATTTACAAATACGTAATCGGAGCTCACAGCGGAATGATAGAGTCGATTCTTTCGGTAGGAGGAGGAGGCTTTATAGACAATAAGACCTCAAAGAATGCGGAACGCTTTAAACCGATAGTATACTTTTTCGGCCCCTTCGAAATCAAGGCAAAGGAAAAGAAAACAATCGAATTCGATCTTCCGCAATACATCGGAGCCTTGCGCATCATGGCAGTTGCAGGCAAGGACGGAGCCTACGGTATAAAGGAAGAAACCGTAAAGGTAAAAAGCGATCTTATCGTAATGCCGACCCTTCCCCGCACCATGGGCATAGGAGAAACAATAGAGGTTCCCGTAACGGTTTTTAACGGAACCTCTTCCGAAAAAAAAGTAAGGGTAGTTTTAAAGAGCGAGGGAGCCGTAAACTCAAACGAAACAAAAGAAGTCAGCATCCCTGCAAATTCCGATTCTTCCGTTTTCTTTACGGTAAAAACGGATAAGGGAGGCATTGCAAAATTTACGGCGGAAGCTTCAGCTTCAGGCATTTCAAAAACGGCAAAGGCCGTAACCGAAATCGATGTACTTTCACGCGGAACACCCTACTCTACGGTTGAGCTTATAAATATCGAAGCCGGAAAGACTTTTGCAAAAACTCTTCCGCTAAAAGGCGAAAACGGAACAAAGAGTTTAAGCGTCGAAATATCCCAAATGCCGGCCCTCGGCCTTGAAAACCGGTTGGCCTATCTTTTGGGCTATCCTTACGGCTGCATAGAGCAGATAACTTCCAAGGCCTTCCCGCAATTATATCTAAACACTATAACGGCCTTAGACCAAACCGAAATCGACAGGGCTAAGAGCAATGTAAACTCGGTTCTGGACCGCTACATAAACTATCAGCTCAGGTCGGGCGGATTCAGCTATTGGCCTGACGGAGGATATGAAAGCGCATGGGCTACAAACTACGCAGGACACTTTATGGTAGAAGCCAAAAAGGCAGGTTACGAAGTAAACGACAGCATTTATCAAAGCTGGCTTTCCCATCAAACCGAAACGGCTAAGAACTGGGCAGGAACCTTCGCAGACAGCATGGAAACTCAAGCCTACCGCCTCTACACTCTTGCCCTCGCAGGCAAACCCGAAATAGGAGCGATGAACCGCTTAAAAAATATGGAGCAAAGCCTTAACTCGGTATCAAAGGCCTTCCTTGCAAACGCTTACAGCCTTGCAGGACACAGCAGTACAGCCAAGACCATGCTCGAAAAACTATACGAGCCGACAAGTGTTTACAGAAGCACAGGAGGAAACTTTTCGTCGAATATCAGAGACCTCGCCTTAATATTAAATGCCTACACCACGGTCGGCGAAACCTCAAAGACGACAAACCTTATTTCGAAGCTTGCAAAAATTTCTTCAAGCAATGAGTGGCTTTCGACACAGGAAACGGCTTGGCTTCTTTTAGCCCTCGCTCCTCACTACGCTTTTGATAAGAACAAGAGCATAAGTTACGAAATTGTAACCGAAGCAAATGTCATCAAAGATAAATTAAACAATACTTCAAAACTTCATAAGATTCCTGTAAATACCGAGACGGCAAAAAAGATCGAAATTAAAAATACGGGAAACGCACCTATCTTTGCAGCAATCAACACAGCAGGAAGGCTTAACCCCGGAAGCGAAACACGGATTGAAGAAAACTTAAAGCTCGATATTGTCTATAAAAATGAGGACGGGCAGGAAGTTTCTCCTGAAGCTCTTAAAAAAGGACAGAGGTTTAAGATGAGTGTAAGAGTTCACAATAAGACTCAAGGAGCTCTTGAAAACCTTACCCTTTCAATCCCCATCCCGACAGGCTGGGAGATTACAAACACAAGGCTCGGAGGAGATGACGATACGGATT